Proteins found in one Paenibacillus wynnii genomic segment:
- the qcrB gene encoding menaquinol-cytochrome c reductase cytochrome b subunit gives MFKNVYNWIDERLDITPIWRDVADHEVPEHVNPAHHFSAFVYCFGGLTFFITVIQILSGMFLTMYYVPDIINAYASVEYLQTKVAFGQIVRGMHHWGASLVIVMMFLHTMRVFFTGSYKAPREMNWVVGMLIFFVMLGLGLTGYLLPWDNKAYFATKVTLEIANSVPVMGPVLKELMQGGTIVGAETLTRFFALHVFFLPAVLLTLLVGHFIMIRRQGISGPL, from the coding sequence ATGTTTAAAAATGTCTATAACTGGATCGATGAGCGTTTGGACATTACGCCAATTTGGAGAGATGTGGCTGATCATGAGGTTCCCGAGCATGTAAATCCAGCCCATCACTTTTCGGCGTTTGTGTACTGCTTTGGCGGACTTACTTTTTTCATAACCGTTATACAGATTTTATCAGGAATGTTCCTGACGATGTATTATGTTCCCGATATCATAAATGCTTATGCCAGTGTTGAATATTTGCAAACTAAGGTGGCCTTTGGACAAATTGTTCGCGGCATGCACCATTGGGGCGCAAGTCTAGTTATCGTAATGATGTTCTTGCATACCATGCGCGTATTCTTTACCGGATCCTATAAGGCTCCACGTGAAATGAACTGGGTAGTGGGGATGCTGATCTTTTTCGTGATGCTGGGCTTGGGGTTAACGGGCTATCTACTCCCATGGGATAACAAAGCATACTTTGCCACTAAAGTTACACTTGAAATTGCTAATTCCGTTCCCGTTATGGGGCCGGTGCTTAAGGAACTGATGCAAGGCGGAACAATAGTCGGAGCAGAAACACTTACCCGGTTCTTTGCCCTTCATGTATTCTTCCTCCCGGCGGTACTGCTTACTCTGCTTGTAGGACACTTTATTATGATCCGCAGACAGGGTATCTCAGGCCCGCTATAA
- a CDS encoding ubiquinol-cytochrome c reductase iron-sulfur subunit, which yields MSSHNEQQETWPDKPPGRKEMSRRQFLTYTLGGATAFMGAGAILPMVRFAVDPILHKKGKGDFIKVAETKIITDQPQEFTFELQQQDGWYASTATLTAWIRKNEKGEIYALSPVCKHLGCTVGWNNNKSTPDEYHCPCHGARYTKAGKNLEVAPKPLDQYTLKIENGWVLLGDIIPNSEVNKEA from the coding sequence ATGAGCAGCCATAATGAGCAACAAGAGACCTGGCCCGACAAACCACCCGGCCGCAAAGAAATGTCACGCAGACAATTTTTAACGTACACGCTCGGCGGCGCAACAGCCTTTATGGGAGCCGGCGCGATCCTCCCCATGGTCCGTTTTGCTGTGGACCCCATTCTACATAAGAAAGGCAAAGGGGATTTCATTAAGGTAGCGGAGACCAAGATCATTACAGATCAACCTCAGGAATTCACCTTCGAGCTTCAGCAGCAGGATGGTTGGTATGCGAGTACTGCTACACTAACTGCCTGGATTCGTAAAAATGAAAAAGGAGAAATTTATGCACTCTCACCTGTTTGTAAGCATTTAGGCTGCACGGTGGGCTGGAATAATAACAAAAGCACTCCTGATGAATATCATTGTCCTTGCCACGGAGCGCGCTACACAAAGGCGGGCAAGAACCTTGAAGTAGCTCCTAAACCACTAGACCAATACACACTGAAAATTGAAAACGGATGGGTACTTCTGGGTGATATCATTCCGAATTCCGAAGTCAACAAGGAGGCGTAA
- a CDS encoding DUF2487 family protein: MKFSDFDSVSWEEHRGFYDTCLIPFTGLKGSESPVETVAALERLRDFMDIIEKPFRGRIVTYPVLQYGGEHSLKLINELCCNVKSKNFRYAIVLTADIDISESKIIESDLVLSLPHFRELTSKEVQAFTAEKIQELWLKGVPL; encoded by the coding sequence ATGAAATTCAGTGATTTTGATTCGGTTAGCTGGGAAGAGCATCGCGGTTTTTATGATACATGTCTTATTCCGTTCACTGGATTGAAGGGATCGGAAAGTCCTGTGGAAACCGTTGCCGCTTTAGAGAGATTACGAGATTTCATGGACATAATTGAAAAGCCTTTTCGCGGGCGTATAGTTACATATCCGGTTTTACAATATGGAGGAGAGCATTCACTGAAGCTTATTAATGAGTTATGCTGTAATGTCAAATCCAAAAATTTCCGCTATGCCATCGTATTGACTGCTGATATAGACATTTCAGAGAGCAAGATTATTGAAAGCGATTTAGTTCTTTCCCTGCCTCATTTTAGAGAACTTACGAGCAAGGAAGTGCAGGCATTTACAGCTGAGAAAATACAAGAACTGTGGCTTAAAGGTGTTCCACTTTAA
- a CDS encoding IDEAL domain-containing protein, with translation MDKMKATYEVMLGLAAEMVWDEALRKRRSDILYREIDTALAAGDEAAFRNLTEELKSLA, from the coding sequence ATGGACAAAATGAAGGCTACCTATGAAGTGATGCTGGGTCTAGCGGCGGAAATGGTGTGGGACGAAGCGCTGCGTAAGCGCCGTAGCGACATCTTGTACCGGGAGATCGACACAGCGCTGGCTGCCGGAGATGAGGCAGCTTTCCGAAATCTGACTGAAGAACTAAAGAGCTTGGCATAA
- a CDS encoding gamma carbonic anhydrase family protein: MRIGYGSYIPQLDGSVYIAEGAKLVGDVKVGRDSSIWFNAVLRGDLAPVIIGERCNIQDGAIGHVGEGVPLILEDDISVGHGAIIHGCKIGKGTLIGMGAIVLNGAEIGEYALIGAGSIVTENKIIPPYTLSLGSPAKVVRELTEQDLLRMAHTAESYVKKGKEYRIF; the protein is encoded by the coding sequence GTGCGGATTGGTTATGGTTCTTACATACCGCAGCTGGATGGTTCCGTTTATATTGCGGAAGGAGCAAAGCTGGTCGGTGACGTGAAGGTTGGACGTGACTCCAGTATTTGGTTCAACGCTGTACTTCGGGGAGATTTGGCACCGGTTATAATTGGGGAACGCTGTAATATCCAAGATGGTGCGATAGGTCACGTCGGTGAAGGTGTGCCTCTGATATTAGAAGATGACATATCTGTAGGACATGGAGCTATTATTCACGGCTGTAAAATAGGTAAGGGTACATTAATTGGAATGGGTGCAATTGTTTTGAACGGTGCAGAGATTGGTGAATATGCTTTAATAGGAGCAGGATCTATTGTAACCGAAAACAAAATAATCCCACCCTATACGCTTTCTTTGGGCTCACCTGCCAAAGTTGTGCGTGAATTGACCGAACAAGACCTGCTCAGAATGGCGCATACGGCTGAGAGTTATGTGAAGAAAGGCAAAGAATACAGGATTTTTTAA
- a CDS encoding histidine phosphatase family protein: MIIGLIRHGLTDWNAVGKIQGQSDIPLNDEGRQQAEMLADRLRQETYQWDYCITSSLSRAEETGAIIAAKLKLPLLAPDSRIRERAYGQVEGLTAEEREHKWGKDWNQLDLGQEKDEQLQCRALAFMEDISTKYSGRNILVVSHGGFLAQLYNALYKDKYSERIGNLSLTILEKKEQVWNPLLYNCSQHILQKQH; the protein is encoded by the coding sequence ATGATAATTGGCTTAATACGCCATGGGTTAACAGATTGGAATGCCGTAGGGAAAATTCAGGGACAAAGTGATATTCCACTAAATGACGAAGGTCGACAACAAGCAGAAATGCTGGCAGACCGACTTCGGCAGGAGACCTACCAATGGGATTATTGCATTACCAGCAGCCTTTCTCGTGCAGAAGAGACCGGGGCAATTATTGCTGCCAAGCTTAAGCTTCCTTTGCTAGCCCCTGATTCTAGGATCAGAGAGCGTGCATATGGACAGGTCGAAGGACTTACAGCAGAAGAACGTGAACATAAATGGGGTAAGGATTGGAATCAGCTCGATTTGGGTCAAGAAAAAGACGAACAGTTACAGTGCCGCGCGCTTGCCTTTATGGAGGACATTTCTACAAAATATTCGGGGCGTAATATCCTAGTTGTATCTCACGGGGGATTTCTGGCTCAGCTCTACAATGCGTTGTATAAAGATAAATATTCAGAACGAATTGGCAATTTATCACTAACTATTTTGGAGAAAAAGGAACAGGTATGGAACCCTTTGTTGTACAATTGTTCCCAACATATCCTGCAAAAGCAGCACTAA
- a CDS encoding zf-HC2 domain-containing protein gives MDCREAQDNIPLLWDAPPTHFRRIMLEKHIAGCPSCAHEWAIWQESSLLLLEMKEEVSEERAEVINASVMERIYLESPWLLPGDGKTAGNSTTFRRRISLWIACFLAVFLCSFLYFTMFKDPGNLTASQSGIVDTGVAGLTVDWTSSYPATAADNGIIEPLVANMGPSHPQYWMILSMLGITLSVISLTRLNRYRRS, from the coding sequence ATGGACTGCAGGGAAGCGCAGGACAATATTCCGCTCTTGTGGGACGCTCCCCCCACACACTTTAGGCGGATTATGTTAGAGAAGCATATTGCAGGTTGTCCATCTTGTGCGCATGAATGGGCGATATGGCAGGAGAGCAGTCTGCTTTTGCTAGAAATGAAGGAAGAAGTTAGTGAAGAACGAGCTGAAGTTATAAATGCCAGTGTAATGGAGCGGATTTATCTAGAGAGTCCTTGGTTGTTGCCAGGTGACGGGAAAACGGCAGGTAATTCAACAACTTTCCGCCGTAGAATCAGTCTTTGGATAGCGTGCTTTCTGGCTGTGTTTTTGTGCAGCTTCCTTTACTTTACAATGTTTAAAGATCCCGGGAACCTTACTGCATCGCAAAGTGGTATTGTAGATACAGGTGTGGCCGGATTAACAGTAGACTGGACGTCTTCATACCCTGCGACAGCCGCTGATAATGGTATTATTGAACCTCTCGTTGCAAATATGGGACCGTCTCACCCGCAATATTGGATGATATTGTCTATGCTTGGTATAACATTATCCGTGATCTCTTTAACACGATTAAATCGGTACCGTAGATCATAA
- a CDS encoding RNA polymerase sigma factor has product MTDSQLIQLIKQGDTELYSELMRRYQRKILAFVYHMLKNSHMELIAEDLCSETFYKAFRSLHSFREVDASFSTWLYTIARNTVLSELRKHRSGNVSLEESGYTPVAPQEVAPEQAALRKERMNLVRDAINNLPEKQRSALILREYDQMDYQEIAVILDQSVSSVKSLLFRARSSVKLQLESYFYEPVFEEQVERV; this is encoded by the coding sequence ATGACGGATTCCCAGTTGATCCAGCTAATTAAACAAGGGGATACAGAACTTTACTCGGAATTGATGCGCCGGTACCAGCGCAAGATACTGGCATTTGTCTATCATATGCTAAAAAACTCCCATATGGAGCTGATCGCAGAGGACCTCTGTTCAGAGACGTTCTATAAGGCGTTCCGAAGTCTGCATTCCTTCCGTGAAGTTGATGCATCTTTTTCAACTTGGTTGTATACGATTGCTCGCAACACTGTACTAAGCGAGCTTAGAAAACATCGTTCGGGTAATGTTTCGTTAGAAGAAAGTGGATATACACCAGTAGCTCCGCAAGAGGTTGCTCCTGAACAGGCTGCACTTCGAAAAGAACGAATGAATTTAGTTCGAGATGCGATTAACAACCTTCCAGAGAAGCAGCGCTCGGCGCTGATCCTGCGTGAATATGACCAGATGGATTATCAGGAAATTGCTGTGATTTTAGATCAGAGTGTAAGCTCTGTGAAATCACTCTTGTTTCGTGCCAGGAGCAGCGTGAAGCTCCAACTCGAATCCTATTTTTATGAGCCTGTATTTGAAGAGCAGGTTGAGAGGGTGTAA
- a CDS encoding prephenate dehydrogenase has protein sequence MTTKIAIFGVGLIGGSLALCFKGKEGLTVVGHAHRPESAVKYVSRGVVDSATLSLEEAALDADFIFLCVPVGMLESYLQQLSVLPLKPGCIITDVGSTKASIAACAVSLDLPGVHFIGGHPMAGSERSGVEAASSLLFENAYYVLTPPPGVPEQAYRSLESLLLHTRAQIVRLEPERHDEIVGAISHLPHIIAVALVNQIHAYDDTDSLYSTLAAGGFRDITRIASSDPVIWRDILLNNRMVMLKLLKDWNQEVSSFVDLLENEDGAGIEEAFHEANGFRSQLPERRKGMIAPLFDLHIDVPDHPGIIGRIATELGDEGINLSNIQIIESREDVPGIMRLSFRQEHDMERAKILLQHNDYMVYV, from the coding sequence ATGACGACAAAAATAGCCATATTCGGTGTCGGTCTGATCGGCGGCTCACTGGCCCTTTGCTTTAAGGGCAAGGAGGGCCTAACCGTTGTAGGCCATGCCCATCGCCCCGAATCAGCAGTAAAGTATGTCAGCAGAGGTGTTGTTGACAGTGCGACACTTTCGCTTGAGGAAGCGGCGCTGGATGCTGACTTTATTTTTTTATGCGTACCCGTGGGTATGCTTGAGAGTTATTTGCAGCAGTTGAGCGTGCTTCCGCTTAAACCGGGCTGCATCATAACGGATGTTGGCAGCACAAAAGCAAGCATTGCCGCTTGTGCGGTCTCCTTGGATCTTCCGGGTGTTCATTTTATCGGGGGACATCCGATGGCAGGCTCTGAACGCTCGGGAGTGGAAGCAGCGTCTTCCCTATTATTCGAGAATGCGTATTATGTACTAACACCACCACCTGGAGTCCCAGAACAGGCTTACCGTTCCCTTGAATCCTTGCTACTACATACCAGAGCACAGATTGTTCGTCTGGAACCGGAGCGCCATGATGAAATTGTTGGAGCGATCAGCCATTTGCCGCATATTATAGCGGTGGCACTTGTAAATCAAATTCATGCTTATGATGACACCGATTCCTTATATAGTACGTTAGCCGCTGGCGGCTTCCGTGATATCACGCGGATTGCATCTAGTGATCCCGTAATTTGGCGCGATATTTTGTTGAATAATAGAATGGTTATGCTCAAGTTGCTTAAGGATTGGAATCAGGAGGTTTCTTCATTTGTTGATCTCTTGGAAAATGAGGACGGGGCAGGTATTGAGGAGGCTTTCCATGAAGCGAACGGATTTCGCAGCCAACTGCCGGAACGGCGCAAAGGTATGATTGCCCCCTTGTTTGATCTACACATTGATGTGCCTGACCATCCCGGCATTATTGGCCGTATTGCTACGGAGCTGGGAGACGAAGGAATCAATCTTAGCAACATACAGATTATTGAGAGTCGTGAAGACGTCCCGGGCATCATGCGTTTATCCTTTCGGCAAGAACATGATATGGAACGAGCCAAGATATTATTGCAGCATAATGATTATATGGTATATGTATAG
- the hisC gene encoding histidinol-phosphate transaminase: protein MNPKPSIVNLPVYKPGKPVEEVKKELGLNEVIKLASNENPYGSSPSAKAAIISELDNLSIYPDGSAAELTSALAAHIGVNSDNIIFGCGSDEIIALIARAFFLPGDETIMADQTFSVYKSNADIEGAVTIEVPLTAGTHDLEAMLAKVTDRTKVIWVCNPNNPTGTIVSADALTTFLDSVPNQVMVVLDEAYSEYVTDLTYSDGIKLLERYPNLVVLRTFSKIYGLAALRIGYGVARPEIIKLINQVREPFNTSRVAQAGALAALGDQDYVQECRRLNAAGILQLQAEFKRLALEFFPAHGNFIMVDVRKSALDVFEALLRKGVIVRAGHRLYPTYIRVTVGSAEQNQAFVEALEQILTEQGVRA, encoded by the coding sequence ATGAATCCGAAACCTAGTATTGTGAATTTGCCTGTCTACAAACCGGGCAAGCCCGTAGAAGAAGTGAAGAAGGAGTTGGGCCTTAATGAAGTGATTAAGCTCGCTTCCAATGAGAATCCTTACGGATCTTCACCTAGTGCCAAAGCAGCCATTATCTCCGAGCTGGACAATCTGAGTATTTATCCGGATGGATCTGCTGCTGAATTAACCTCGGCTTTAGCGGCTCATATAGGAGTAAATAGTGACAATATTATATTTGGTTGCGGCTCTGATGAGATTATAGCGCTGATAGCACGTGCCTTCTTCCTGCCTGGCGATGAGACGATTATGGCTGATCAGACGTTCTCTGTTTATAAGAGCAATGCTGATATTGAGGGTGCTGTTACTATAGAGGTGCCGCTGACCGCTGGAACACATGATCTTGAAGCGATGTTGGCCAAAGTCACTGACCGGACAAAAGTCATTTGGGTATGTAACCCTAACAACCCGACCGGAACCATTGTTTCGGCAGATGCGTTAACAACTTTTCTGGATTCGGTGCCTAATCAGGTCATGGTAGTGCTGGACGAAGCTTATTCTGAATATGTAACGGATCTAACCTACTCTGATGGAATCAAGCTGTTAGAGCGTTATCCTAATTTGGTTGTTCTGCGCACCTTTTCCAAAATTTACGGCCTTGCAGCTCTTCGAATTGGCTATGGTGTTGCAAGACCCGAAATCATTAAATTAATTAATCAAGTAAGAGAGCCCTTTAACACTTCCCGGGTAGCCCAGGCAGGGGCTTTGGCAGCATTAGGCGATCAGGATTATGTTCAGGAGTGCCGTCGTTTGAATGCTGCTGGAATTTTACAGTTGCAGGCCGAATTTAAACGTCTGGCCTTGGAATTCTTCCCGGCACACGGTAATTTTATTATGGTTGATGTTAGGAAGTCTGCGCTGGATGTATTTGAAGCCTTGTTGCGAAAAGGGGTTATTGTGAGAGCTGGACATCGTCTATATCCAACATATATTCGAGTCACAGTCGGCTCTGCAGAGCAGAACCAGGCTTTTGTTGAAGCTTTGGAACAAATCCTTACCGAGCAAGGTGTAAGAGCATAG
- the trpA gene encoding tryptophan synthase subunit alpha, which produces MTTETTNRMDVTFQNLKQQGRAALIPFLTVGDPDLETTLAIIQELEAAGADMLELGVPYSDPLADGPVIQRASARALKSSIHVRTCMETALKARQAGSTLPFILFTYYNPVLQMGLDKFFAEVNNHEISGLIIPDLPVEESADMRRRSREAGVNLIPLVAPTSSERIAKIVSGASGFVYCVSSLGVTGERSSFHAGVEEFIGSVRQATDLPVAVGFGISTSEQVARFASICDGVVVGSAIVRKVEDVIPLLDNPATRSEGLLQIREFVAQLRPAESRSL; this is translated from the coding sequence ATGACAACCGAAACCACTAACCGTATGGATGTGACTTTCCAGAATTTGAAGCAGCAAGGACGGGCGGCCTTGATCCCTTTCCTAACCGTAGGAGATCCTGATCTGGAGACCACACTTGCGATCATTCAGGAGCTGGAGGCAGCCGGAGCAGACATGCTGGAGCTGGGTGTTCCTTATTCAGATCCACTAGCAGACGGGCCCGTTATCCAACGTGCCTCGGCACGTGCGCTAAAGAGTAGCATTCATGTAAGAACCTGTATGGAAACGGCGCTTAAGGCTCGTCAGGCAGGGAGCACCCTTCCTTTTATCCTATTTACTTATTACAATCCTGTTCTGCAAATGGGATTAGATAAATTCTTTGCAGAAGTGAACAACCATGAGATCAGCGGGCTTATTATCCCTGACCTGCCTGTTGAAGAATCAGCGGATATGCGCCGCCGCAGCCGCGAGGCGGGAGTCAATCTTATTCCCTTGGTGGCTCCGACCTCCAGTGAACGAATCGCCAAGATCGTATCTGGTGCAAGTGGATTTGTGTACTGTGTATCCTCATTAGGTGTAACCGGTGAACGCTCCTCATTCCATGCTGGGGTAGAAGAGTTTATCGGCTCCGTCCGACAAGCGACGGATCTACCAGTAGCAGTTGGATTTGGGATTTCTACTAGTGAACAAGTTGCCCGGTTTGCGAGCATATGCGATGGAGTAGTTGTGGGCAGCGCTATCGTTCGTAAAGTTGAGGATGTTATTCCACTTCTCGACAATCCTGCGACACGTAGCGAAGGGCTTTTGCAAATCCGTGAATTTGTGGCACAATTAAGACCAGCGGAGTCGAGATCACTATAG
- the trpB gene encoding tryptophan synthase subunit beta, producing MIEVPDQHGRFGSFGGRYVPETLMNALIELEEAYRKYSGDPAFQAEIDYLLKQYSGRETPLYYAERLSKHLGEAKIYLKREDLNHTGAHKINNAIGQGILAKMMGKTKVIAETGAGQHGVATATVAALLGMECKVFMGEEDTRRQALNVFRMKLLGAEVIPVTSGTRTLKDAGNEALRYWVSHVDDTFYVLGSAVGPHPYPMMVRNFQRIIGDETRRQILEAEGRLPDLLVAAVGGGSNAIGMFYPFVGDEGVGMIGVEAAGKGVDTPFHAATMSKGSHGVFQGSMSYLLQDEYGQVQEAHSISAGLDYPGVGPEHSYLKDIERAQYVPVTDNEAMDALKLLCVTEGIIPALESAHAIAHVAKIARGLTKDDIIVICLSGRGDKDVESILAYTEGAEKK from the coding sequence ATGATAGAAGTTCCGGATCAGCATGGACGTTTTGGTTCCTTCGGAGGACGTTACGTACCTGAAACTTTGATGAATGCCTTAATTGAGCTGGAAGAGGCTTACCGTAAGTATTCCGGTGATCCCGCTTTTCAGGCTGAAATAGATTATCTTCTTAAACAGTACTCCGGTCGGGAGACTCCGCTTTATTACGCTGAACGTCTCAGCAAACATCTTGGTGAAGCCAAAATATACTTAAAACGTGAAGATCTCAACCATACAGGTGCCCATAAAATCAACAACGCCATAGGGCAGGGCATTCTGGCTAAAATGATGGGTAAAACAAAGGTTATAGCAGAAACGGGAGCGGGGCAGCACGGGGTTGCGACAGCAACAGTTGCTGCGTTGCTCGGGATGGAATGCAAGGTGTTCATGGGAGAAGAGGATACACGCCGACAAGCGCTTAATGTATTCCGTATGAAGCTGCTGGGAGCCGAAGTTATTCCGGTTACCTCGGGTACTCGCACACTGAAAGATGCTGGTAATGAGGCGCTCCGCTATTGGGTCAGTCATGTGGATGATACGTTCTACGTGCTTGGCTCTGCAGTAGGCCCTCACCCTTATCCGATGATGGTTCGTAATTTCCAACGTATTATCGGTGACGAGACTCGTCGCCAAATCCTGGAGGCTGAAGGTCGTCTGCCAGATCTGCTGGTGGCTGCTGTAGGTGGAGGTAGTAATGCCATCGGGATGTTCTATCCTTTTGTTGGCGATGAAGGTGTGGGAATGATCGGCGTAGAGGCGGCTGGTAAAGGAGTCGATACCCCTTTCCATGCGGCTACAATGAGCAAGGGAAGTCACGGCGTGTTCCAAGGTTCGATGAGCTACCTGCTGCAGGATGAGTATGGACAGGTTCAAGAGGCTCATTCCATATCGGCAGGTCTGGATTACCCAGGCGTCGGTCCGGAGCACTCCTACTTAAAAGATATCGAACGTGCGCAATATGTTCCCGTAACGGACAATGAAGCTATGGACGCCTTAAAGCTGTTGTGTGTAACCGAGGGTATAATTCCGGCGCTTGAATCGGCACATGCTATAGCACATGTTGCTAAGATTGCTCGAGGCCTTACTAAGGATGATATTATTGTAATCTGTCTTTCGGGCCGCGGGGATAAAGATGTAGAATCGATCTTGGCCTACACAGAAGGGGCGGAGAAGAAATGA
- a CDS encoding phosphoribosylanthranilate isomerase — protein sequence MTKTMVKICGLQDVEVLKSMLHLPLDYIGFVFAPSRRKVTPERAADLISELKGWQTGEAPRTAGVFVNPEMDELRELLSVAPLDVIQLHGDEGPDFCRKVQEAFPQVQVWKAFSVTAREDNNVGVNFRIEDFAGSVHALLLDTYDPQQKGGSGRTFAWEDIPGYKEQAAALGIPLFVAGGLHPDNVGELLEGYAPDGVDVSSGVETDGLKDIVKMTAFVERVKQS from the coding sequence ATGACTAAGACAATGGTAAAAATCTGTGGACTTCAGGACGTTGAAGTGCTAAAATCTATGTTACACTTGCCTCTGGATTATATCGGATTTGTCTTTGCCCCGAGCCGACGCAAAGTTACACCTGAAAGAGCCGCTGACCTTATATCTGAGCTTAAGGGCTGGCAGACAGGTGAGGCTCCCCGTACTGCTGGAGTTTTTGTGAATCCTGAGATGGACGAATTGAGAGAGCTGCTCTCTGTGGCCCCGCTGGACGTAATTCAGTTGCATGGTGATGAGGGGCCTGACTTTTGCCGTAAGGTGCAAGAAGCATTTCCACAGGTACAAGTATGGAAGGCATTCTCGGTTACAGCAAGAGAGGACAATAATGTCGGAGTGAACTTTAGAATTGAAGATTTTGCCGGTTCTGTTCATGCCCTGCTGCTGGATACCTATGATCCACAGCAAAAAGGCGGTTCTGGCCGCACATTTGCCTGGGAGGACATCCCGGGGTATAAAGAGCAAGCGGCGGCACTAGGTATACCGTTGTTCGTAGCCGGTGGACTCCATCCTGATAATGTTGGAGAACTGCTGGAGGGTTATGCTCCCGATGGAGTTGACGTTTCCAGTGGAGTAGAAACAGACGGTCTAAAGGATATCGTTAAGATGACAGCTTTTGTAGAGAGGGTGAAGCAATCATGA
- the trpC gene encoding indole-3-glycerol phosphate synthase TrpC, translated as MYLDRIVATKIREVEILSSTFSLSEAERKIAELPATRGFRDALTNRRNRSMGLIAEVKKASPSKGLIRADFDPVAIAKGYEAGGADCLSVLTDVDYFQGSGAYLQQVRDAVKLPLLRKDFIVDEKQIYEARLLGADAVLLIAAILTPSVLSAFTDIAASLSLDVLIEVHDQRELDAVLDTGKAVDNHVLLGINNRNLRTFETSLNTTKMLASLIPQGVPVISESGISGPMDIEFLKGTRAEGVLVGEYLMRQPNVEDAINGLLGALPEGRNRVRND; from the coding sequence ATGTATCTTGATAGAATCGTTGCCACCAAAATTAGAGAAGTTGAAATTCTTAGCTCAACGTTTTCCTTGTCTGAAGCTGAACGTAAGATTGCTGAATTACCGGCAACTAGGGGGTTTCGAGATGCGCTGACGAACCGGAGGAATCGGAGTATGGGTCTTATCGCCGAGGTGAAAAAAGCATCGCCCTCGAAAGGTTTGATCCGAGCGGATTTTGACCCTGTGGCTATCGCCAAGGGATATGAAGCCGGAGGTGCGGATTGTTTATCCGTTCTGACGGATGTTGATTATTTTCAAGGCAGCGGCGCTTATTTACAGCAGGTTCGTGATGCGGTGAAGCTTCCTCTGCTGCGTAAAGATTTTATTGTTGATGAGAAGCAAATATATGAGGCGCGATTGCTTGGAGCAGATGCGGTCCTGTTAATTGCAGCGATTTTGACACCTTCTGTGCTATCGGCCTTTACAGATATTGCCGCAAGTCTCAGCCTAGATGTATTAATTGAGGTGCATGACCAGAGAGAACTGGATGCAGTACTTGATACAGGCAAGGCAGTGGATAACCATGTATTGCTCGGAATTAACAATCGTAATCTTCGAACTTTTGAGACATCATTGAATACAACGAAGATGCTGGCTAGCCTTATTCCACAAGGAGTTCCCGTTATTAGTGAAAGCGGAATCTCCGGCCCTATGGATATTGAATTTCTAAAAGGAACACGGGCTGAAGGCGTGCTGGTAGGGGAATATTTGATGCGTCAACCTAATGTTGAGGATGCCATCAATGGGTTGCTAGGCGCTCTGCCGGAAGGAAGGAATCGTGTCAGAAATGACTAA